A genomic region of Denticeps clupeoides chromosome 17, fDenClu1.1, whole genome shotgun sequence contains the following coding sequences:
- the rxylt1 gene encoding ribitol-5-phosphate xylosyltransferase 1 has protein sequence MRLLLRRNVALLLLACGYVAFSLYAAYSVFFGRGLVSRVHRVVKKGAAPNPGGPEPRRPPAEGGEDWNPWADDELAAEINVQQKRRDAFRERQQLIDKSRPRRYKVQIWGKAAIGLYLWEHILEGALTATDKTGQWREGEIQSGKINFSFYTGPAVVQGHVPLDTDSVVLVLNGREQQKISYSTQWLQYVQALVQAHTVSHVAVVLLGSERCTNDWISPYLRRHGGFVDVLFLVYDSPWVNDKDVFQWPLGVATYRQFPVVGPNAQMVTAARPYLCNFLGTLYKNSSRETLMGVLKRGDLGKDCVTNAREKWLPQETVDSLRQYQMALARSDLTLCPVGVNAECYRIYEACAYGSVPVVEDVQTHGGCAEGRGSPLRLLKDAGAPFIFLRRWAELPAILERERGMSPAQKEERRRRLLEWYAGFRQQMKERFTEVLEDIFFKIS, from the exons ATGCGGCTCCTCTTGCGGCGGAACgtcgcgctgctgctgctggcctgcGGCTACGTGGCCTTCTCGCTCTACGCCGCGTACAGCGTCTTCTTCGGCCGGGGCCTGGTCAGCCGCGTCCACCGGGTGGTGAAGAAGGGCGCCGCGCCGAACCCCG GCGGCCCGGAGCCCAGGCGTCCGCCGGCGGAAGGCGGGGAGGACTGGAACCCGTGGGCCGACGACGAGCTCGCCGCCGAGATCAACGTCCAGCAGAAGCGGAGGGACGCGTTCAGGGAGCGCCAACAGCTCATAGACAAAAGCCGACCCAGAAGATACAAGGTTCAGATCTGGGGAAAAGCTGCCATTG GGCTTTACCTGTGGGAACATATTTTGGAAGGAGCCCTGACTGCCACCGATAAAACAGGGCAGTGGAGGGAAGGAGAGATCCAGTCGGGCAAAATCAATTTCAG CTTCTACACCGGCCCAGCGGTGGTCCAGGGCCACgtccccctggacacagacAGCGTGGTTCTGGTTTTAAACGGCCGGGAGCAGCAGAAGATCTCGTACTCCACCCAGTGGCTGCAGTACGTGCAGGCGCTGGTCCAGGCCCACACCGTCTCCCACGTGGCCGTGGTGCTGCTGGGCAGCGAGCGGTGCACCAACGACTGGATCAGCCCGTACCTCCGGCGCCACGGGGGCTTCGTGGATGTCCTGTTCCTGGTGTACGACAGTCCCTGGGTCAATGACAAGGACGTGTTCCAGTGGCCTCTCGGAGTTGCCAC GTACCGACAGTTCCCCGTGGTCGGGCCCAACGCGCAGATGGTGACCGCCGCCCGACCGTACCTGTGCAACTTCCTCGGCACTCTCTACAAGAACTCCTCCAGAGAGACGCTCATGGGCGTCCTGAAGCGCGGCGACCTGGGCAAGGACTGCGTCACCAACGCCCGCGAGAA GTGGTTGCCCCAGGAGACGGTGGACTCGCTGAGGCAGTACCAGATGGCGCTGGCGCGGAGTGACCTGACCCTGTGCCCGGTGGGCGTGAACGCCGAGTGCTACCGGATCTACGAGGCCTGCGCGTACGGCTCTGTGCCCGTGGTGGAGGACGTGCAGACGCACGGCGGCTGCGCCGAGGGCCGCGGCTCCCCGCTCAGGCTCCTGAAAGACGCGGGCGCGCCCTTCATCTTCCTCAGACGGTGGGCGGAGCTGCCGGCCATCCtggagagggagcgagggatgAGTCCGGCACAGAAAGAAGAGAGGCGGAGGAGGCTGCTGGAGTGGTACGCCGGCTTCCGGCAGCAGATGAAGGAGCGCTTCACTGAGGTGCTGGAGGACATCTTCTTCAAAATCAGCTGA
- the zgc:112052 gene encoding protein C19orf12 homolog — protein MSRVDDVMRLCCELSADQQMKTAVKHSGKGAAAAGGLAFVGGVIGGPLGIAVGGAVGGLLGCWMTSGQFKPLPQVIMEMSPDQQKRLYDDVMTVLGGVTWADVAQLTALVMGNASLQQQVTGALLGYIHRELQAEIHYVD, from the exons ATGTCACGCGTTGATGACGTCATGCGGCTGTGCTGCGAGCTGTCGGCCGATCAGCAGATGAAGACCGCAGTGAAGCACTCTGGGAAAGGGGCTGCGGCTGCCGGCGGCCTGGCCTTCGTGGGGGGGGTGATTGGAGGTCCCCTCGGTATAGCAGTAG GCGGCGCAGTTGGAGGTCTGCTGGGCTGCTGGATGACCAGCGGCCAGTTCAAACCGCTCCCTCAAGTCATCATGGAGATGAGCCCTGATCAGCAGAAGAGGCTGTATGACGACGTAATGACTGTGCTGGGCGGCGTCACGTGGGCCGACGTGGCCCAGCTGACTGCCCTGGTGATGGGCAACGCCTCGCTGCAGCAGCAGGTGACTGGCGCCCTGCTGGGCTACATCCACCGTGAACTCCAGGCGGAGATTCATTATGTGGACTGA
- the uri1 gene encoding unconventional prefoldin RPB5 interactor 1, which translates to MAAGMNPHTGGFHGAARLREEGRKVVRGCEGQLGHWEKVQRDYDALQERLHTLPDELSYDVMVPFGPLAFMPGKLVHTNEVTVLLGDNWFAKCSAKQAENLVEHRKKYVKRTLDDLRAVVKSFEDRARFAEGLEEMSGAKGDFVDIREKVNSEETSTKGKRRVAHKPNSRPRVEHVVDLEEDGDGEEHGRMAGWVLSEEELWARLDELESAELLQDQHDRTCDDADGNAEDATSSSSEEEKEGEIGGQENGRSQLERWTSDSHSAQVNGIVGTNEARDEEGDVDGQEDEESAAADENGNVLPTIYFSHTVEPKKVRINTGKNTTLKFSERKEQKEQAKKKKKNGRANGSSLHEHHKITTPADIYRVFVDVVNGEPVPRKSILKSRSRENSVCSDTSESSAAELEERRSAFGRVLSHDEPAHSDTSDGIAEEDSPPGVPQQPSKGFEAFSGTVVEKDPLPLSIPHLTIATPALPTIPERKSEEVAPDASPEPPKRVSKFKASRLQQR; encoded by the exons ATGGCCGCGGGCATGAACCCGCACACGGGCGGCTTCCACGGGGCCGCCAGGCTGCGGGAGGAGGGCCGGAAG GTGGTGAGAGGCTGTGAAGGTCAGCTCGGGCACTG GGAGAAGGTGCAGCGGGACTACGACGCCCTGCAGGAGCGTCTCCACACCCTGCCGGACGAGCTGTCCTACGACGTCATG GTGCCGTTTGGCCCGTTGGCCTTCATGCCTGGAAAGCTGGTCCACACCAACGAGGTGACTGTTCTACTTGGTGACAACTGGTTTGCAAAGTGTTCTGCCAAGCAGGCTGAGAACCTGGTGGAGCACAGAAAGAAAT ATGTAAAGAGGACGCTGGACGACTTGCGCGCCGTGGTGAAGAGCTTCGAGGACCGAGCCAGGTTCGCAGAAGGTCTGGAGGAGATGTCTGgc GCCAAGGGAGACTTTGTGGACATCAGAGAGAAGGTGAACAGCGAGGAGACGTCTACCAAAG GAAAGCGGCGTGTCGCCCACAAGCCCAACTCCAGGCCCAGGGTGGAGCACGTGGTGGATCTGGAGGAGGACGGGGACGGCGAGGAGCACGGCAGGATGGCCGGATGGGTGCTCTCTGAGGAGGAGCTGTGGGCTCGGCTGGACGAGTTGGAGTCTGCGGAGCTGCTGCAGGACCAACACGATCG AACGTGTGATGATGCTGACGGAAACGCGGAGGACGCCACGTCTTCTTCATccgaggaggaaaaggaggggGAAATTGGCGGTCAGGAGAACGGCAGGAGCCAGTTGGAGAGGTGGACCTCAGACTCTCACAGCGCCCAGGTGAACGGCATCGTGGGTACTAATGAAGCGAGGGACGAAGAGGGCGATGTGGATGGCCAGGAGGACGAAGAATCGGCAGCAGCAGATGAGAATGGCAACGTCCTGCCCACCATCTACTTCTCCCACACCGTGGAGCCGAAGAAG GTGAGGATCAACACGGGGAAGAACACCACCCTGAAGTTCAGCGAGAGGAAGGAGCAGAAGGAACaggccaagaagaagaagaagaacggcCGAGCCAACGGCAGCTCGCTCCACGAGCACCACAAGATCACGACCCCTGCAGATATTTACAG GGTGTTTGTGGACGTGGTGAACGGTGAGCCTGTGCCCCGGAAGTCCATCCTGAAGTCTCGTAGTCGGGAGAACAGCGTCTGCAGCGACACGAGCGAAAGCAGCGCGGCGGAGCTCGAGGAGCGCCGCAGCGCGTTCGGCCGCGTGCTGAGCCACGACGAGCCCGCACACAGCGACACCAGCGATGGGATCGCCGAGGAGGACAGTCCCCCGGGCGTCCCGCAGCAGCCCAGCAAAGGCTTCGAG GCTTTCTCTGGTACTGTTGTTGAGAAAGACCCTCTGCCCTTGTCCATCCCCCACCTAACCATTGCCACGCCTGCTTTACCCACAATCCCCGAGAGAAAGTCTGAGGAGGTGGCTCCTGACGCGAGCCCCGAGCCTCCCAAGAGAGTTTCAAAGTTCAAAGCGTCCCGGCTGCAGCAGAGATGA